A single genomic interval of Chlamydia sp. harbors:
- a CDS encoding transporter substrate-binding domain-containing protein has protein sequence MIQRSRWISEVRVSFKSLRPLNFLVLVVAVFCCGCSREKQEVLVGRDTTWFPQQFGIYTAGINAFVNDLVSEINYKEGLNISLVNQDWVHLFENLDDKKTSGAFTSVSPSIEMLAKYQFSDPILLTGPVLVVSENSPYQSLQDLEGKLIGVYKFDASVLIAQNVPNAVINSYQHIPIALESLSTQRYDALLVPVIEATALVETAYKGRLRIASAPLNEEGLRLVVLRGGGADALLEGFNVGLAKSRRSGRYTAIKMQSRLP, from the coding sequence ATGATTCAAAGATCTAGGTGGATCTCTGAGGTTAGAGTGAGTTTTAAGTCTTTACGTCCATTAAACTTTTTAGTCTTGGTTGTCGCAGTTTTTTGCTGTGGTTGTTCAAGAGAAAAGCAAGAGGTTCTCGTGGGGAGAGATACTACGTGGTTCCCCCAACAATTTGGTATATATACGGCGGGGATCAATGCTTTTGTTAATGATTTAGTTTCAGAGATTAATTACAAGGAGGGGTTAAATATCTCTCTTGTGAATCAAGATTGGGTCCATCTTTTTGAAAATCTGGATGATAAAAAAACTAGTGGAGCTTTCACTTCCGTTTCTCCCTCGATAGAAATGTTGGCAAAGTATCAGTTTTCCGATCCCATCTTATTAACGGGGCCTGTACTCGTTGTCTCAGAAAATTCTCCATACCAGTCTCTCCAAGACTTGGAAGGGAAGTTAATTGGAGTGTATAAATTCGATGCTTCTGTTTTGATTGCTCAAAACGTCCCTAACGCTGTGATTAACTCCTATCAGCATATCCCCATAGCCTTAGAGTCTTTATCTACTCAGCGTTATGATGCTTTATTAGTCCCCGTAATCGAAGCTACTGCTTTAGTGGAAACGGCTTATAAAGGACGTTTGCGGATTGCTTCTGCACCTCTTAATGAGGAAGGACTTCGCTTAGTTGTATTGCGGGGTGGAGGAGCAGATGCTCTGTTAGAAGGGTTTAACGTAGGCTTAGCAAAGAGTCGGCGGTCTGGGAGGTATACGGCAATTAAAATGCAGTCGCGGCTTCCCTAA
- the rsmD gene encoding 16S rRNA (guanine(966)-N(2))-methyltransferase RsmD — translation MKILSGKFKGKSLKTFSNPHVRPTCGIVKEAVFNICAGYIAGARFLDLFAGSGSMGFEAISRGAGSATFVDSSIEAVRLIRANLALLDANLPVHILKQDVCSALVRLGKQKCSFDIIYIDPPYALEDVFLQEVLALIVQKQLLELDGILFLENASSQDIIVKGLELRKRRKSGGTFLSEYCLRKETESEMSLS, via the coding sequence TTGAAGATTCTGTCTGGTAAATTTAAAGGAAAGTCTTTAAAAACTTTTTCTAATCCTCATGTTCGCCCAACTTGTGGCATTGTTAAGGAAGCTGTCTTCAATATTTGTGCAGGGTACATAGCTGGCGCAAGATTTTTAGATTTGTTCGCAGGTTCTGGATCTATGGGGTTTGAGGCTATTAGTAGAGGTGCTGGTTCTGCTACATTTGTGGATTCATCTATAGAGGCCGTTCGTTTGATTCGAGCAAATCTTGCTTTATTGGATGCTAATTTGCCTGTTCATATTTTGAAACAAGATGTCTGCTCTGCCCTCGTTCGGTTAGGTAAGCAGAAATGTTCTTTTGATATCATCTATATAGATCCTCCTTACGCCTTGGAGGATGTATTTCTTCAGGAAGTTTTGGCTCTTATTGTTCAAAAACAATTATTGGAGCTAGATGGGATTCTTTTTTTAGAAAACGCTTCATCTCAAGACATTATAGTCAAAGGACTAGAGCTGCGGAAGCGTAGGAAGTCCGGAGGAACTTTCCTTTCAGAGTATTGTCTTAGAAAAGAGACAGAGAGTGAAATGTCCTTATCATAG